DNA from bacterium:
CGGTCGGTGGTGATGTACGCTGGAACGACGCGCGGCAAAAGCGCCTTGATGGCGATGAAGCCCGTCTCGTCGGAGGCGCGATAAACCTCGCCGATGCCGCCGGACCCGACGTAGGAGATGATCTGGAACCGGCCGGCGATGCGATCATGAGGCTGAAAAAGAGTCGCCATGAACGATTCGCCTCGGGGTCAACGATGAGGGTTTACAATGAAAATTCGGCCGGACGGGCTATCGCTAACATGAAGCCCGGGGGGAGACAAGACCGGACCGCGCGCGCGGATCATCGCACCGGCGCCGCGAGGCGCACCGCGCCCGCGAGTTCGAGCGTGCCGAGCACGCGATAGACGCGCCGCGGCGATCGCTGCGTTTCCTCGACGATCCGCCCCACCGTGCGCTCGCCGTCGATGTGCGCCGTGATCAAGAGATCGTCCGGCTCCCATTCGACGTGCCCCATGACGAAAAGGCGATCCGGATCCTTGGCCACGAAGGCATGGGCCGCCGTCCCGTAGCGCGCGATCAGGCGATCGTCGAAGGCGCCGCCGAGCGCGGCCATATAGTAATAGTTCGGCAGATGCAGCGCGGGCCGCTTGATCTTTTCGACAAAGGCGTCCGTCCGCGCAAGCTCGTAGCGACCGCCGTCCCAGCGGAACAAATCGCGCAACCGCGCGTCGACCTCGCGCACGAGAAACCGCGTGAGCACCGTGTTATCGACAAGATCCTCCTCGACCAGGATGCGCCCGAGCAGGCGATTCTCCTGCCGGCTTTTGAGCAGCGCGGCGTTGAGCTGGTCGCCGGCGATCAGCCCTTCCGCGACGAGCATGTGGCCGAACGTCTCCTCGACGCGCGTCGACGTGACGTAGATCGCGTCGCCGCGGAGCAGATACACCTTCTTGCTGACGTTGCCGTGCTCGAACGACGCGATGCCGGTGACGCCCTCGCGATACCAGCCCAGCAGCGCGTACACGGCGTCGCCCGCGGATTTCAACGCGCCGGCGTCACCGGGATCCGCCGGCGGTTCGGGCGACGGCCCGTCAGCCGGGGGCGGCAGATCGAAGGTTCGAATGATGTCTACGCGCCGGTCACCGAAAACGTCGAGGATGCCGCCCGCGCCGTCGGATTCCGCGGCCTTGGCGATCGCGAGTTGTTCGGGCGTCAGGCCGACGATTTCGGCGAGGCGCGCGGCGGCCTGCTGGAGGGAAACCGGCTTGATGAAATAATCGGAGACGCCGTATTTTTCGCGCGCCTCGTGCTTGATCTTCGGTGTCTTGTAGAGCGCGCTCATGACGACCACCGGAACCTTCTTGCCGAGCGGATGGTTCCGGATGCGGTCGATCATCTCAAAGCCGGTCACGCGGGGCAGGAGGACGTCCGTCAGGACGACGTCCGGCACGTGCTCGACGAAGGCCTCGAAACCCTCTTCGCCGTTTTTCGCAACGAAGACCTCAAAACCGCTCGCGTCAAGGAAGTCGAAAACGACGTCGCGGGTGCCCTTCTCGTCCTCGACCAGGAGAACCTTATTCCCCACGCCTCCTCCCGGATTTTACGTCCCAAGCCGAATTGTATCCGGAAATCGTAAGCGATCGATGGAAGCGGCGCAACGCGTTGGTGCGGAAAGTTGGCGTGCTGACGTTCGTTGCCCTGGGTCATCGCGGCGAGATATCGCCGACGTAACGCGTCCATCAACGATCGTTGTTCGCTGCTATTTCCGGAACACCAACGCCTGATCGCGCGTCGCGGACCTTTCCATCAACTCGCGCGCCTTCGTTCCCTTTTTCTGGTCGATCACCTTGTCGCCGGCATCTTCCATACCCATGCCGAACATGGTGAGGATCTTGCCGAGCTCCACCCCTGGCTGATCGAATGCATTGATGTTCCACAGCGCGCCGACGCACGCTGTCGTCAGCTCGAGAAAAATCAGCACCTGACCGATCGCGTGCGCGTTCGTCGCGTCCATGCTGATGCGCGCGGTCGGCCGGCCGAAGTGCGCAAGCGCGGCCTCGGTCGCGTCGCCTTCCAGATTCAGGAGCTCGTCGAGCGTGTGCCCGCCGAGAAATCCATAGGCATCCTTCGCGAACGCGGGTTTGGGGATCGGCACGTGGCGCGCCGCCCTCGTGCGCAAAAACAGGTAGGTCTTGTCGTCGGGCCCTTCGGCATAAAGTTGCACCTGACTGTGCTGATCCGTCGCGCCGAGCGCCGCCATCGGCGTGAATCCGACGTGCACCTCGCGCCCCTTGCGATCGCGTGCCTTGCCAAGGCTCTCGGCCCAGAGCTGGCGGAACCAGTCGGCCGTGCGCCACAGGCCGTTGGCGTAGGGCATGAACACGGTGATGCGCCGGTTTTGCCGGTAATGCTCGTCGAGCAACAACGCCAGCACCATCGGCGGATTGGCGAGCGCGTCGGCGTCCATGCTGCGTTTGTTGGTCAGCCGCGCGCCGGCCATGAGCGCCGGCACGTCCATGCCAAGCATCGCGGCGGGGAACGTGCCCACCGGCGTCAGCACGGAAAATCGCCCGCCCACATTCGGCGGCACGGGCAGGCTCGCCACGTCGTGTTCGTCCGCGAACTTGCGCAGCGCGCCAGACTTCGGATCGGTGATCGCGACGACCTGCGCGAGCGCCTTTTTCAGGTTGCCTTTGCGGCGCCTGACCAGCTCCTCGAACACGACCAGAAAATTCGCGATCGTCTCGCCGCCGCCGCCGGACTTGCTGATGACGACGATCAGCGTCTTTTCGATATTCACGACGTCGAGCACGCCGCCCACGGTGTCGGCATCGGCGTTGTCGAGAAGGTAGTAGCGCGGAGCTTTTCGCGCCGATTTCGGTAGCTCGTTATGGAACGGATGCAAGAGTGCGTTCGCGAGCGCGAGGAATCCGAGCGACGATCCGCCGATGCCGCACACGATCATGTCCTCGACGCCGCGCCGCATTCCGGCGGCCAGGTCGAGCGACGCTTTCATCAGTCCGCGATCGCCGGGAAGCCTCGGGAATTCCATCAGTCCGGTTGCGCGATCGGCGAGCGTCAGCGCAAAAGCCCGGCCGGCGTCCTTGCGCCGCTTCTCCAGACGTTTTTGCGTCACGAACGGCGCGCCAAGGCCGGAAAAATCAAGGGCGATGGGTTTGTTCGCGGAAGGCATGGGAAACTCCTCGGAAGCTTTCAGCTATCAGCGATCAGCTTTCAGCAATCAGCTTTCAGCAATCAGCCGCTGACCAGTGACCGCTGACCCCGCTCCGAGCGGGGCTGACGGCTGACGGCTAATTGTTACCGTGACGCACACCGGCCCGGCGTGCAAGTTCCGGCAGCGTGTCGGACGCGGAGCCGAGGATCGTCGCGTCGGCAAGGCGCGAAAGTTTCGTCGTCTCGCGGTTGAGTTCCACCACCTTCGCGCCGTGCATTTTGGCGATCGCGGGCAGCTCCGCGGCGGGAAAGACCTCCGCGCTCGTGCCAATAACGAGCATCACGTCGCACGCCTGCGCGAGGCGCATCGATTCGGTCGCCGCGTGGCGCGGAATCTCCTCGCCGAACAACACGACATCCGGCTTGAGGATCGCCTCGCAATGCGAACAGCGCGGCGGCCGTTTCGCAAGCGCGTCCTTGTCGAATTCCACCGCGTCGAACGTTTCAAGGCACGCCAGGCACACGAGCCTTCGCCCGTTGCCGTGATATTCGATCACCACGCGGCTGCCCGCGGCCTGGTGCAGGTTGTCGATGTTTTGCGTGATGACGCCGGCCAGGCGCGCGGCCTGCTCCAACGCGGCAAGCGCCTCGTGCGCGGGGTTCGGGCGCGCCGAACGAACGACATCGCCCAGCTCGAAAAGCATCGCCCACACCTTGGCGGGATCGCGGCGGAACGCGTGGATCGTCGCGTATTCCATCGGGTCGAATTTTTCCCAAAGCCCGCCGGCGCTGCGAAAGTCGGGGATGCCCGAATCCACGGAGATGCCCGCGCCGGTCAGGGCGACCGCCTTTCGCGCGCCGGCCAGCCATCCGACCGCGCGCGTCATCGCGTCGCCGGGCGTCACGTTCAGTTGCCCGCGCGAAGGAAACGCAGGCGGTCCTCGGCGCGTTCGAGCATGTCTTCCGGTTCGCCGAGGATGCGGCCGACGCGAAGATATCGCTGATACTGCGCCGCCGCGTCGGAGATGCGCTCGGCGTTTTCCATCGCGACCGCGAGGTTGAAGTGCGCGCTCGCGTTGTCGTAATCCTGCTCGATCGACAACTCGTACGCGCGGACAGCCTCGTCGTAGCGCGCCATGCGCGAAAGGCAGAGTCCCAGGAAGTTCAACAGGCGGCTGTGCCCCGGTTCGAGTTCGAGAGCTTTTTTCAAAATCTCTTCGGCCTCGCCGAAGCGCTCGTTGGAAAGCAGCGTGCGCGCGGTTTCGATGTAGTCCTCGATGATGCGTTCTTGACTTGGCGGCGCGACGCCGCCCAACGTGGGGCCGAAGACGAACGCGTTGTCGGCGCCGGGATCGTCGTCATCGAGGACGGCCGGGCGGAAGGGACGGATCGGACGCCCGCGCGGAATGAGCCCGCGGCGCGCCAAATGGTGCCACGCGGCGAAGATCGCCCCGGCCACCAACGCGGCGGCCGCCCACGTGGCGAGCGTCGGCGCGACCGGCGGCGAAAACGCCACCAGCGTGACGGCGAGCGTCACCGCCAGCGCGATTTGCGGCGCAAGCGCCGTAACCAACAGGCGTCGCGTCTGCTCCGACATGCCATTTTGATAGCACAACCCGAATCGGTATTGAAGACTTTTCTTGAAAATACGATGATTTAGCTGCGATGTTCTCGAAACAGTCTCAAGAAATCCTCGCGCTTGCGGTCGCGGGGCAGTTCGATGCGCTTTCGATCGGGTTCTACGTCATCCTTGCGATGATCGGCCTCGTGGTGCTGCTTGGCCTGGGGCTAACGATCTTCCGGCGCCTGCCGCTTCTTCTTTTCGAGAGCTGGCCGCCCCTTATCGGCATCGGGCTCGGCGCGATGGCGTATTTTCGCGGGCACGGCTGGCTTGGCGCGGGGGTGTGCGTCGTGGGGGGCGTCATCGCCGGATGGTTGTGGAGCGCGATGCTAGACGCGCAGCAAAAACGCAAGGGCCCGCTCGGCCGTGCGCGCAGCCGCCTGTTGAAGCACGCATCGAAATAGCGCGCATCGAAAACCGCTCTTCCTCGGACATGCATCACCTAGAAACAAACGGGGAATCTTCGATGACCATAAGGGAGCCGTTTTCGCTGTGGCGATAGCGGGCGCCGATTTCGCCGTGGCGCGACAAAACTCCGCGATCGAATTGACTTTCCGCCCTTTCGGGGTAATTTGTCGCGTTCTTTGCGCCCCCTGCGCTCGGCCCCGCGATGAAGCTCGATAAAATCCGCAACTTTTCCATTATCGCCCATATCGACCACGGCAAAAGCACGCTGGCCGATCGATTGCTCGAACGCACGGGCGTTCTGGACGCGCGCAGTTCCACCGCGCAGTACCTGGACCGCATGGACCTGGAGCAGGAGCGCGGCATCACGATCAAGGCGCAGACGGTGCGCCTACCGTACAAGGCGCGCGACGGGCGGGACTACATCCTGAACCTGATCGACACACCGGGGCACGTGGACTTCGGCTACGAGGTTTCGCGGTCGTTGTCGGCGTGCGAGGGGACGCTGCTGGTTGTCGACGCGACCAAGGGCGTGGAGGCGCAGACGCTCGCCAACGCCTATCTCGCCGCGGATTTGAACCTCGAGATCATCCCGGTCATCAACAAGGTCGATCTCGCGACGGCGCAGACCGAAGTGGCGCGCACGGAAATCGAGGAGATGATCGGCATCGACGCGCAAGCGGCCATCGGCATCAGCGCGAAGACAGGCGAAAACGTCGACGCGTTGCTGGAGTCGGTGGTGCGCGATCTTCCGCCGCCCGAAGGCGACCCGGACGCGCCGTTCAAGGCGATCATCTTCGACTCCTGGTATGACCCCTATCAGGGCACCGTCACGCTGATCCGCGTGTTCGACGGCCGCGTGAAGACGGGCGACCGCGTGACGCTGATGGCCGCGAAAAAGACTTACGAGGTGATGAAACTGGGGTGGTTTTCGCCGATCGCCGTCACCGTGGATGCGCTTTCGGCCGGCGAGGTCGGGTTCCTGACCGCGGGCATCAAGGACATCGCGGACGCGAAGGTGGGCGACACGATCGTCCACGAGGGCGAAAAAAACGTGGCGCCCTTCCCCGGGTTCCGCGAGCTGAAACCGATGGTGTTCGCGGGCCTTTATCCCGCGGAGGCCTCGGACTACGAAGATCTGAAGGCGGCGATCGAAAAGCTGAACCTGAACGACAGCGGGTTTCGCTTTGAGCCGGAGACGTCCGTCGCGCTCGGTTTCGGGTTTCGTTGCGGCTTTCTGGGGATGCTGCACATGGAGATCGTGCAGGAGCGCCTGGAGCGTGAGTTCGCGCAGAACCTCGTCGTCACCGCGCCGACGGTCGTGTATCGCGTCGTGAAGGCGGACGGCGCCGAGCTGATGCTGCACAATCCGTCGCAACTTCCGTCGCCAATGGAGATCGAAGGCATCGAGGAGCCGATCGTCCGCGCGAACATCCACGTGCCGGCGGAGTTTCTCGGCAACGTGATGACGCTGTGCCAGGCGCGCCGCGGCGCCCAGGTGAAGCTGGACTACTACAGCACGACGCGCGTCGTGCTGACCTACGACCTGCCGATGGCCGAGATCGTCTTTGACTTTTTCGACAAGCTGAAAACGGCCACCAAGGGCTATGCGTCGCTCGACTACGAGTTCCTCGAATACCGGCGCGACAAGCTCGTAAAACTCGACGTGCTCGTGAACGGCGAGATGCTCGACGCGCTCTCCCTCATCTGCCACGAGGAGAAGGCCTACACCATCGGGCGCACGCTGACCGAGCGCCTGCGAAAAACGATCCCGAGGCAGCTCTACGAGGTCATCATCCAGGCGGCCGTCGGGTCGCGCGTCATCGCGCGCGAGCGCGTGGCGCCGCTGCGCAAGAACGTCACGGCCAAGTGCTACGGCGGCGACATCACCAGAAAGCGCAAGCTCCTCGAGAAGCAGAAGGAGGGAAAGCGGCGCATGAAACGCATGGGCAACATCGAGATCCCGCAGGAGGCCTTCCTCGCGGTGCTCTCGATCCGGGACTGACGTGGGCGACAACAAGCTCGAAAAACAGCGCCGCGCGGCCGACCGCGAGATCGCCCGCGTCCGCCGCATCATGGATCGCGAGCCCGACCGCTTCGGCGCGGCGGGTCGGTCGGAAGTGGAATCGGCGGCGGCGCGCCTTTCGATCGCCTCGCGCCGCGAGGACAACCCGCGCGTGCTCGCCGCGGAGATCAAACAGTTCAAGACGGCGGTGGACCGCTACCTGCCGGTGTGGCGCACGTCCACGGTGCGCGAATACGTCGAGGCAATCGTCGTCGCGCTTGTCCTTGCGCTGTTCATCCGGCAATTCATCGTGCAGGCGTTCAAGATTCCGTCGGGCTCGATGATTCCCACGCTGCGCATCGGCGATCAACTCCTCGTCAACAAGTTCATCTACGGCTTCGACGTGCCGTTCGTGAAGCGCAAGATCCTGCCGTTCCGCGGGCCGCGCCGCGGCGAGATCATCGTGTTCCGTTTTCCGTCGGATCCGAGCAAGGACTACATCAAGCGCGTCGTCGGCGTTCCGGGCGATCACGTGCGGATGGAGAAAAAGCGCCTCTACATCAACGGAGAGGAGGTGGAGCGCGAATACATCGGCGAATACCGCTATACGGAGGACGAGGATCCGTCCGGTACCGTCTTCAACGAGAAGCTCGGCACGTACGATCACCCGATCCTTCTGGCCGATCCGATCGCCTCGCCGATGGATTCGTTCTCGCTCGTCGTGCCGGAGGGCAAATACTTCTGCATGGGCGATAACCGCGACCGCAGCAACGATTC
Protein-coding regions in this window:
- the lepA gene encoding translation elongation factor 4; the encoded protein is MKLDKIRNFSIIAHIDHGKSTLADRLLERTGVLDARSSTAQYLDRMDLEQERGITIKAQTVRLPYKARDGRDYILNLIDTPGHVDFGYEVSRSLSACEGTLLVVDATKGVEAQTLANAYLAADLNLEIIPVINKVDLATAQTEVARTEIEEMIGIDAQAAIGISAKTGENVDALLESVVRDLPPPEGDPDAPFKAIIFDSWYDPYQGTVTLIRVFDGRVKTGDRVTLMAAKKTYEVMKLGWFSPIAVTVDALSAGEVGFLTAGIKDIADAKVGDTIVHEGEKNVAPFPGFRELKPMVFAGLYPAEASDYEDLKAAIEKLNLNDSGFRFEPETSVALGFGFRCGFLGMLHMEIVQERLEREFAQNLVVTAPTVVYRVVKADGAELMLHNPSQLPSPMEIEGIEEPIVRANIHVPAEFLGNVMTLCQARRGAQVKLDYYSTTRVVLTYDLPMAEIVFDFFDKLKTATKGYASLDYEFLEYRRDKLVKLDVLVNGEMLDALSLICHEEKAYTIGRTLTERLRKTIPRQLYEVIIQAAVGSRVIARERVAPLRKNVTAKCYGGDITRKRKLLEKQKEGKRRMKRMGNIEIPQEAFLAVLSIRD
- the lepB gene encoding signal peptidase I — its product is MDREPDRFGAAGRSEVESAAARLSIASRREDNPRVLAAEIKQFKTAVDRYLPVWRTSTVREYVEAIVVALVLALFIRQFIVQAFKIPSGSMIPTLRIGDQLLVNKFIYGFDVPFVKRKILPFRGPRRGEIIVFRFPSDPSKDYIKRVVGVPGDHVRMEKKRLYINGEEVEREYIGEYRYTEDEDPSGTVFNEKLGTYDHPILLADPIASPMDSFSLVVPEGKYFCMGDNRDRSNDSRYWGFVDAHLILGKAMVIYFSWPPAQWTRILDVVHAAKIEDSDLAK
- a CDS encoding tetratricopeptide repeat protein translates to MSEQTRRLLVTALAPQIALAVTLAVTLVAFSPPVAPTLATWAAAALVAGAIFAAWHHLARRGLIPRGRPIRPFRPAVLDDDDPGADNAFVFGPTLGGVAPPSQERIIEDYIETARTLLSNERFGEAEEILKKALELEPGHSRLLNFLGLCLSRMARYDEAVRAYELSIEQDYDNASAHFNLAVAMENAERISDAAAQYQRYLRVGRILGEPEDMLERAEDRLRFLRAGN
- a CDS encoding response regulator; the encoded protein is MGNKVLLVEDEKGTRDVVFDFLDASGFEVFVAKNGEEGFEAFVEHVPDVVLTDVLLPRVTGFEMIDRIRNHPLGKKVPVVVMSALYKTPKIKHEAREKYGVSDYFIKPVSLQQAAARLAEIVGLTPEQLAIAKAAESDGAGGILDVFGDRRVDIIRTFDLPPPADGPSPEPPADPGDAGALKSAGDAVYALLGWYREGVTGIASFEHGNVSKKVYLLRGDAIYVTSTRVEETFGHMLVAEGLIAGDQLNAALLKSRQENRLLGRILVEEDLVDNTVLTRFLVREVDARLRDLFRWDGGRYELARTDAFVEKIKRPALHLPNYYYMAALGGAFDDRLIARYGTAAHAFVAKDPDRLFVMGHVEWEPDDLLITAHIDGERTVGRIVEETQRSPRRVYRVLGTLELAGAVRLAAPVR
- a CDS encoding glucose-6-phosphate isomerase (catalyzes the formation of D-fructose 6-phosphate from D-glucose 6-phosphate), whose translation is MPSANKPIALDFSGLGAPFVTQKRLEKRRKDAGRAFALTLADRATGLMEFPRLPGDRGLMKASLDLAAGMRRGVEDMIVCGIGGSSLGFLALANALLHPFHNELPKSARKAPRYYLLDNADADTVGGVLDVVNIEKTLIVVISKSGGGGETIANFLVVFEELVRRRKGNLKKALAQVVAITDPKSGALRKFADEHDVASLPVPPNVGGRFSVLTPVGTFPAAMLGMDVPALMAGARLTNKRSMDADALANPPMVLALLLDEHYRQNRRITVFMPYANGLWRTADWFRQLWAESLGKARDRKGREVHVGFTPMAALGATDQHSQVQLYAEGPDDKTYLFLRTRAARHVPIPKPAFAKDAYGFLGGHTLDELLNLEGDATEAALAHFGRPTARISMDATNAHAIGQVLIFLELTTACVGALWNINAFDQPGVELGKILTMFGMGMEDAGDKVIDQKKGTKARELMERSATRDQALVFRK
- a CDS encoding NAD-dependent deacylase gives rise to the protein MTRAVGWLAGARKAVALTGAGISVDSGIPDFRSAGGLWEKFDPMEYATIHAFRRDPAKVWAMLFELGDVVRSARPNPAHEALAALEQAARLAGVITQNIDNLHQAAGSRVVIEYHGNGRRLVCLACLETFDAVEFDKDALAKRPPRCSHCEAILKPDVVLFGEEIPRHAATESMRLAQACDVMLVIGTSAEVFPAAELPAIAKMHGAKVVELNRETTKLSRLADATILGSASDTLPELARRAGVRHGNN